In a genomic window of Roseiflexus castenholzii DSM 13941:
- a CDS encoding FHA domain-containing protein: MTTRPALAQEIADAQRTISALTEEITATRSYISANEQALQSQPQSLRAITEEGLAKARANLARKEAELQIAQHTLANAQRTLAKVEEIERKQGEIRKLEQDLATINALLERARSELSRLESELLAMTGPVVVPAFALVMNDGRSIALPTDRSEMLIGCQDAADNIFPDVDLSPFDARANGVSRRHAILRYAGGQWTLTDLGSANGTFVNDTMLMPHTPTVLPEGSVVRLGAFVVTLRSMSPSKTVRL, from the coding sequence TGACCACACGACCGGCGCTGGCGCAGGAGATCGCCGATGCACAGCGAACGATCAGTGCGCTGACCGAAGAAATCACGGCCACCCGCAGTTATATCAGCGCCAATGAACAGGCGCTTCAGAGTCAGCCGCAGTCGCTGCGCGCCATCACCGAGGAAGGGCTGGCGAAGGCGCGCGCGAACCTGGCGCGCAAAGAGGCGGAGTTGCAAATCGCGCAGCACACTTTGGCGAATGCGCAGCGCACACTGGCAAAGGTCGAGGAGATTGAGCGCAAGCAGGGGGAGATCCGCAAGCTCGAACAGGACCTGGCGACCATCAACGCACTGCTCGAACGCGCGCGCAGTGAACTTTCGCGCCTCGAAAGCGAACTCCTCGCTATGACTGGTCCGGTCGTGGTTCCGGCGTTTGCGCTGGTGATGAACGATGGACGTTCCATCGCGTTGCCGACCGACCGTTCTGAGATGCTGATCGGGTGCCAGGATGCAGCAGACAATATCTTCCCCGATGTCGATCTGTCCCCCTTCGATGCACGCGCCAACGGCGTCAGTCGGCGCCACGCGATCCTGCGCTATGCCGGCGGTCAGTGGACGCTCACCGATCTTGGGAGTGCGAATGGGACCTTTGTGAATGACACAATGCTTATGCCCCATACGCCGACGGTGTTGCCCGAAGGTTCGGTGGTTCGTTTGGGCGCTTTTGTTGTGACTCTTCGCTCGATGTCACCGAGTAAAACGGTGCGGCTGTAA